A genomic stretch from Fusarium musae strain F31 chromosome 9, whole genome shotgun sequence includes:
- a CDS encoding hypothetical protein (EggNog:ENOG41): MSAQLQHNAAWEASPLAFLSRQFIEGVPKIPKGVTLSGKTALITGSNVGLGFECARQLLALDLSYLIIAVRNQTRGDSAAQKLRNEFPRAKIEVLLVDMASYKSIQNFVKWCETLPRLDIAILNAGLSRPQFERSDESKHEMTCQINYLSTALLAILLLPVLRKKHGNSEPAHLALVGSDMSYWAQWTGTSDSIWDTVDDPSSWSSNGAYQISKLLLIMFVGKLSEYVSPDEVIVNFPNPGACRGTEFGTDGKRSKIEQFWMSIAKPIVGRTVSTGARSYVDAVAVKGKESHGSFVGEGKMKPYPQIMYDPVGKALQETAWNDLVKELSFAKPLEILKGSN, translated from the exons ATGTCTGCTCAGCTCCAGCATAATGCCGCCTGGGAGGCTAGCCCTCTTGCATTCCTATCCCGCCAATTCATCGAAGGAGTTCCCAAAATCCCCAAAGGCGTCACTCTATCCGGAAAAACAGCTCTCATCACGGGCTCAAACGTTGGATTGGGTTTTGAGTGTGCTCGTCAACTTCTCGCTCTTGATCTCTCATACCTGATCATTGCTGTGCGGAACCAAACGAGAGGTGATAGTGCAGCACAGAAACTAAGAAACGAGTTCCCAAGAGCAAAGATTGAAGTTTTATTAGTTGACATGGCTTCGTACAAGTCAATCCAAAACTTCGTCAAGTGGTGTGAGACTTTGCCTCGACTTGATATTGCCATCCTGAACGCTGGATTGAGCAGACCTCAGTTTGAGCGATCGGACGAGTCCAAGCATGAAATGACGTGTCAGATCAACTACCTCTCCACTGCCCTCCTCGCTATCCTTCTTTTACCCGTCCTAAGGAAGAAGCATGGGAACTCTGAGCCTGCACATCTCGCTCTCGTTGGCTCTGACATGTCATACTGGGCTCAATGGACTGGAACAAGTGATTCCATCTGGGATACAGTCGATGACCCTTCCAGCTGGTCCAGCAATGGAGCCTACCAGATatccaagcttcttcttATCATGTTTGTCGGAAAACTCTCCGAGTACGTCTCGCCCGACGAAGTCATTGTCAACTTCCCCAATCCCGGCGCGTGCAGGGGAACAGAATTTGGAACAGACGGCAAGAGGAGCAAGATTGAGCAGTTTTGGATGAGCATTGCCAAGCCTATTGTTGGAAGGACAGTCTCTACTGGCGCAAGATCTTatgttgatgctgttgcCGTGAAGGGCAAAGAAAGCCACGGCAGCTTTGTTGGCGAGGGCAAGATGAAGCC GTACCCCCAGATTATGTACGACCCGGTGGGAAAGGCGCTTCAGGAGACGGCTTGGAATGATTTGGTAAAGGAATTGAGTTTTGCGAAGCCTCTGGAGATACTCAAAGGcagtaattaa
- a CDS encoding hypothetical protein (EggNog:ENOG41~CAZy:GH75) has translation MGSLRFLLFASIATLVSCRDVPDNIKAFKESIIKQGSCNDTLAEGFHSADGDDGSYVYCGDHLKDYNVIYLQGTKGKLVNMDIDCDGVQGSSADDGRCGSSGDTQSVTSFQDQLKSYGTDQKDLDANIHPYVVFGNVGTKKNWPTFDAQKHGIKPLSVMAVFYGIWGDENGDDGDEAMVGEASVSLATACFGDDMNGDNGHDEDDVLYIAFPGSDAVPGEDGADWDAKNFKDFEESLGGVGDKLVARIEDIDSGASCLWPGTWGMGLLVASAMVAMVV, from the exons ATGGGCTCCCTTCGTTTTCTCCTTTTCGCATCGATCGCCACTTTGGTTTCCTGTCGCGATGTCCCCGATAATATCAAGGCTTTCAAAGAGAGCATCATAAAACAGGGCTCTTGTAATGATACTCTCGCAGAAGGCTTCCACAGCGCCGACGGCGACGATGGCT CATACGTCTACTGCGGCGACCATCTCAAAGACTACAATGTGATATATCTTCAGGGCACCAAAGGCAAGCTCGTCAATATGGACATCGACTGTGATGGAGTCCAGGGCAGCTCTGCAGATGACGGGCGCTGTGGCTCATCAGGCGACACACAATCCGTCACGTCTTTCCAAGACCAGCTAAAATCGTATGGAACGGATCAGAAGGACCTCGATGCCAATATTCATCCTTACGTGGTGTTCGGAAACGTGGGTACCAAGAAGAACTGGCCAACTTTTGATGCGCAAAAGCACGGCATCAAGCCACTGAGTGTGATGGCTGTT TTTTACGGCATCTGGGGCGACGagaatggcgatgatggtgatgaagctATGGTCGGAGAGGCCTCCGTCTCTCTTGCAACAGCTTGCTTCGGCGATGATATGAACGGCGACAatggtcatgatgaagatgatgtatTGTATATTGCCTTCCCTGGTAGCGACGCTGTCCCAGGAGAAGATGGTGCCGACTGGGACGCCAAAAACTTCAAAGACTTCGAAGAGagtcttggtggtgttggagatAAGTTGGTCGCTCGAATCGAGGACATCGATAGTGGTGCCTCTTGCTTGTGGCCTGGTACATGGGGAATG GGTCTACTCGTCGCATCGGCTATGGTTGCCATGGTGGTTTGA
- a CDS encoding hypothetical protein (EggNog:ENOG41) has translation MADVLPPDDIPLMCVTICGPIVELTAKCDVHNHRLAKRQPNPEWVPKLAVEPVEDDGLHKRSFSIIRAAPTSFPPQFEPQESTTSSASTSTSTSTSTSTPTSTAKSTPASMKWAADDTSAEEQTMTMRRSMISSSFVSSEVTQATKTLQGDSGTASMTSWGASLQTQSVVPEDDPERECVCNNTSFDVAKIAALCQDCIVVDGHKQNNLDIIMRSCGFKPLTYTPDQDKAADNVRVEATRPTAMGAKQDSTNSGAGLESGGNWVIIFTSLLGIALAV, from the exons ATGGCAGACGTCTTGCCGCCGGACGACATTCCACTCATGTGCGTGACGATCTGTGGTCCAATCGTCGAGTTGACAGCAAAATGTGATGTTCACAACCATCGCCTCGCGAAGCGACAGCCAAACCCCGAGTGGGTTCCAAAGTTGGCCGTGGAACCGGTCGAGGACGATGGACTGCacaagagaagcttctctATCATCAGGGCTGCGCCGACGTCATTTCCTCCACAGTTCGAGCCTCAAGAGAGCACGACATCGtcagcttcaacttcaacgtcaacgtcaacgtcaacgtcaacgccaACGTCGACTGCCAAGTCTACGCCGGCGTCAATGAAATGGGCTGCGGACGACACTAGTGCGGAGGAGCAGACAATGACAATGAGGCGTTCCATGATAAGTTCATCGTTTGTCAGCTCCGAAGTGACTCAAGCTACCAAGACTCTCCAGGGTGATTCTGGTACAGCGAGCATGACGAGTTGGGGAGCTAGTTTGCAGACCCAATCAGTAGTTCCAGAGGATGATCCGGAGAGGGAATGTGTATGCAACAATACGAGCTTTGATGTGGCCAAGATCGCAGCGCTATGTCAAGACTGCATCGTTGTTGATGGGCACAAGCAAAATA ACCTGGATATTATCATGCGGTCATGCGGGTTCAAGCCACTTACTTACACTCCTGACCAGGACAAGGCGGCGGATAACGTCCGGGTCGAGGCGACGCGGCCGACTGCCATGGGTGCGAAGCAAGACTCGACGAATTCAGGTGCTGGATTAGAGTCTGGTGGTAATTGGGTTATTATTTTCACTTCGTTGTTAGGAATCGCCTTGGCGGTATGA
- a CDS encoding hypothetical protein (EggNog:ENOG41) — MSSNGTQEAPIEVRRICCVGAGYVGGPTAAVVAFQNPNIQVTVVDRDTTRIRRWNSRHPPIYEPGLHDIVRIARDGGRPTKISNEPTTDSEGSPAEEGEIAVAERKPNLFFSTDIAKHIGEADIVLVAVNTPTKYRGVGAGSATDMTAFEAVTGVVAQYAREGAIIVEKSTVPCRTAQLVADTLNMHRPGVHFEILSNPEFLAAGTAVNDLLYPDRILIGSAPTPSGKRAAEALVKVYNAWIPRERILTTNVWSSELAKLVANSMLAQRISSINSISAVCEQTGADVDEVARAVGVDPRIGNKFLMAGIGFGGSCFKKDVLNLVYLAETMGLPEVAEYWRQVVKMNEYARDRFSNRVIKCLNNTLVGKKVTILGFAFKKNTSDTREAPALEMIKTLLEERPREVAVFDPCCNPLVIKAEIKELLGPLAEGHNITVHGNAYDACDSSTAIIIATEFDEFRNQPPPPPAPTPAVQSKTIGRKPNPKADPRPFESATPSANELLALHKHLVQRADVQSHDPLDRFNVEPSCEDDCPDCIQERESKDTGFATGMGSSEEYKPKERVDWVRISESMAKPRWVFDGRGVIDSREMVKLGVRVESVGRQHRF, encoded by the exons atgtcttcaAACGGTACTCAGGAGGCCCCCATTGAGGTCCGCCGCATCTGCTGTGTCGGTGCTGGTTACGTTG GTGGCCCTACCGCTGCTGTCGTCGCTTTCCAGAACCCCAACATTCAGGTCACTGTTGTTGACCGAGACACTACCCGCATTCGCCGTTGGAACTCCCGCCACCCCCCTATCTACGAGCCCGGTCTGCACGATATCGTCCGAATTGCCCGTGATGGTGGCCGACCTACCAAGATCTCCAATGAGCCTACCACTGACAGTGAGGGTTCCCCTGCCGAGGAGGGCGAGATCGCCGTCGCTGAGCGCAAGCCCAACCTGTTCTTTTCCACCGACATTGCCAAGCACATTGGCGAGGCCGATATTGTGCTTGTTGCCGTTAACACTCCCACCAAGTACCGTGGTGTTGGTGCCGGCAGCGCCACTGACATGACCGCTTTCGAGGCTGTCACCGGTGTTGTTGCTCAGTACGCCCGCGAGGGCGCCATCATTGTCGAGAAGTCGACTGTTCCTTGCCGAACTGCCCAGCTTGTCGCTGATACT CTTAACATGCACCGCCCTGGTGTCCATTTCGAGATTCTCTCCAACCCCGAGTTCTTGGCTGCTGGTACCGCCGTCAACGATCTCCTCTACCCTGACCGTATCCTGATCGGTTCTGCTCCTACCCCCTCTGGTAAGCGAGCTGCCGAGGCTCTCGTCAAGGTTTACAACGCCTGGATTCCTCGTGAGCGCATTTTGACCACCAACGTCTGGTCTTCCGAGCTCGCTAAGCTTGTTGCCAACTCTATGCTGGCTCAGCGTATCTCCTCCATTAACTCTATCTCCGCTGTCTGCGAGCAGACTGGCGcggatgttgatgaggttgccCGTGCTGTCGGTGTTGACCCCCGTATTGGTAACAAGTTCTTGATGGCTGGTATCGGTTTCGGTGGCAGCtgcttcaagaaggatgtTCTCAACCTCGTCTACCTTGCTGAGACCATGGGTCTTCCCGAGGTCGCTGAGTATTGGCGCCAGGTTGTCAAGATGAACGAGTATGCCCGTGACCGTTTCTCCAACCGTGTCATCAAGTGCCTCAACAACACCCTTGTTGGCAAGAAGGTTACCATTCTTGGCTTTGCTTTTAAGAAGAACACCTCTGATACCCGTGAAGCTCCCGCTcttgagatgatcaagacCCTTCTTGAGGAGCGCCCCCGTGAGGTGGCTGTCTTCGATCCCTGCTGTAACCCTCTGGTTATTAAGGCCGAGATCAAGGAACTCCTCGGACCCCTCGCTGAGGGACATAACATCACCGTTCACGGCAATGCCTACGATGCTTGCGACTCCAGTaccgccatcatcattgctaCCGAGTTCGATGAGTTCCGCAaccagcctcctcctcctcccgcCCCTACACCTGCCGTCCAGTCCAAGACCATTGGCCGCAAGCCCAACCCCAAGGCCGACCCTCGTCCTTTCGAGAGCGCCACCCCCAGTGCCAACGAGCTCCTCGCTCTCCACAAGCACCTTGTGCAACGTGCCGATGTCCAGTCCCATGACCCTCTGGACCGCTTCAACGTCGAGCCCAGCTGTGAAGATGACTGCCCCGACTGCATCCAGGAGCGTGAGAGCAAGGACACTGGCTTCGCTACAGGAATGGGAAGCTCCGAGGAGTACAAGCCGAAGGAGCGCGTTGACTGGGTCCGCATTTCTGAGAGCATGGCCAAGCCCCGCTGGGTCTTTGATGGCCGTGGTGTCATCGACTCTCGCGAGATGGTCAAGCTTGGCGTGCGCGTCGAGAGTGTTGGTCGCCAGCACCGCTTCTAG